In Oreochromis aureus strain Israel breed Guangdong linkage group 20, ZZ_aureus, whole genome shotgun sequence, the following are encoded in one genomic region:
- the zgc:136971 gene encoding S9 family peptidase: MEPRQITGVYGEVSGLPAPVSAHVREEQLQEPRIYTVTAEWSQSELVRCSRLRYLQEFTLISESNNHKSIRTVLPPGPCVSVSGELLSGFSPIRGLRAVIRDTSGHQLLEIWNCHGLRKCLNLTALNKHGRVYDDAQFGCLSWSECENKLLYVAERSKNASAETQDGGHAWRKDRSLYCEDWGEALTNRSEPAICVVDLEIGAVSVLEGVPPDVSPGQALWAPGSQSVFFIGWYHEPFRLGLKFCSNRRSALFKIDLCGHCERLSGENLSVSNPRLSPDGSTLIYLQGAVFGPHNQCLSLQQLDLESGETSTLLDVVSRPQSGEFAGLYEALPSCCWSADSQRVMFSSACRNWKGLFLVDRRSKIVTSLSDNLSDSSSQLYGSWKLLTVQRDLMVVCCSSPNTPPTLRVGFVPRAGEAVSWQTLQEPVMTFDFSWKVLDVTPPSDEENANYPGLDFGAVLVKPSGPLGETRTPLVVFIHGGPHSQFPAEWNSTTAGLAKLGFALLMVNYRGSTGFGQHSILSLIGQIGSQDVKDVQRAVLTALERDPNLDPDRLAAIGGSHGGFLACHLLGQYPESYRVCAARNPVINAATLLGTSDIVDWRYTSAGFHYSYDQIPTAEALAAMLQKSPIAHAAKMKAPVLLMLGGRDRRVSPHQGMELYKALKSRGSPVRLLWFPEDGHSLSRVDTQVDCFLNTALWLHQHL, encoded by the exons AGTGGAGTCAGAGCGAACTGGTCCGATGCTCCAGACTCCGATACTTGCAGGAGTTCACGCTGATCTCGGAGAGCAACAATCACAAGAGCATCAGGACTGTTCTTCCACCAGgaccgtgtgtgtctgtgtccgGAGA gttgCTGAGTGGGTTCTCTCCCATTCGAGGCCTGAGAGCTGTTATCAGAGACACGAGCGGTCACCAGCTCCTCGAG ATATGGAACTGCCACGGCCTCAGAAAATGCCTCAACCTGACTGCTCTTAACAAACACGGCCGAGTGTATGACGACG CCCAGTTTGGCTGCCTGTCGTGGTCAGAGTGTGAGAACAAACTGCTGTACGTGGCGGAGAGAAGCAAGAACGCATCAGCCGAAACGCAAGACGGGGGACACGCGTGGAGAAAG GACAGGAGTTTGTACTGTGAAGATTGGGGGGAGGCCCTGACCAATAGGAGCGAGCCGGCCATTTGTGTGGTGGATTTGGAGATCGGCGCGGTCAGCGTGCTGGAGGGCGTGCCGCCTGATGTCTCACCTGGACAG GCTCTGTGGGCTCCCGGCAGTCAGTCAGTGTTTTTCATTGGCTGGTACCACGAACCCTTCAGACTCGGACTGAAGTTCTGCTCCAACCGCAG GTCAGCCTTGTTCAAGATTGACCTGTGTGGACATTGTG AACGTCTGTCGGGGGAAAACCTTTCAGTGTCCAATCCCAGGCTGAGTCCTGATGGGTCCACGCTGATCTACCTGCAGGGTGCGGTGTTTGGTCCTCACAACCAGTGCCTCAGTCTGCAGCAG CTGGATCTGGAAAGCGGGGAGACATCTACGCTGCTGGATGTTGTCAGCAGGCCACAGTCTG GTGAGTTTGCAGGGCTGTATGAAGCTCTGCCGTCCTGCTGCTGGTCTGCAGACAGCCAGAGGGTGATGTTCAGCAGCGCCTGCAGGAACTGGAAG GGTCTCTTCCTAGTTGACAGAAGATCAAAGATAGTCACCTCCCTCTCTGATA ACCTCTCGGATTCTTCTTCCCAACTTTATGGCAGCTGGAAACTGCTGACAGTCCAGAGAGACCTGATGGTGGTCTGCTGCTCCAGCCCGAACACCCCTCCCACTCTG AGGGTGGGGTTTGTCCCGCGTGCAGGTGAGGCCGTGTCCTGGCAAACTCTGCAGGAGCCTGTCATGACCTTTGACTTCAGCTGGAAAGTTCTAGATGTGACTCCTCCATCGGACGAGGAGAATGCAAACTACC CTGGCTTAGACTTTGGTGCAGTCTTGGTTAAACCGTCTGGTCCCCTTGGTGAAACCAGGACACCTCTGGTGGTCTTCATCCATG GGGGCCCTCACTCTCAGTTCCCTGCAGAGTGGAACAGCACCACAGCTGGGCTCGCTAAACTCGGCTTCGCTCTGCTCATGG TGAACTACAGGGGATCCACGGGGTTTGGCCAGCACAGCATTTTGTCACTGATTGGTCAGATTGGGAGCCAGGATGTAAAAGATGTGCAG AGGGCTGTGCTTACTGCGCTGGAGCGTGACCCGAACCTCGACCCCGATCGCTTGGCTGCAATAGGTGGTTCTCACGGCGGTTTCCTGGCCTGTCACCTGCTCGGTCAGTATCCTGAGTCCTACAGAGTGTGCGCAGCCAGGAACCCTGTCATTAATGCTGCTACTCTATTGGGAACCAGTGATATAGTGGACTG GCGTTACACCAGTGCTGGGTTTCATTACTCGTACGACCAGATACCCACTGCTGAAGCCCTGGCTGCTATGCTACAGAAGTCACCCATCGCACATGCCGCCAag ATGAAGGCTCCGGTGCTGCTGATGCTGGGAGGCAGAGACAGGAGGGTGTCTCCACACCAGGGGATGGAGCTTTATAAAGCACTGAAGAGCCGAGGTTCACCTGTCAG GTTGCTGTGGTTTCCTGAAGATGGACATTCTCTGTCCAGAGTGGACACACAGGTTGACTGCTTCCTCAACACAGCGCTGTGGCTGCACCAGCATCTCTGA